A genome region from Hevea brasiliensis isolate MT/VB/25A 57/8 chromosome 9, ASM3005281v1, whole genome shotgun sequence includes the following:
- the LOC131182915 gene encoding uncharacterized protein LOC131182915, with translation MIDAASRSALVDKTPEATKNLISHMTINSQQFGVRNDLPTRRVNETRASIQNLENQMSQLATSVSKLEAQGSSKLPSQPIKNPKENVCAIVLRSGKEVEAPRKETTPAEQKVYHRVEKEKEVDNKEKCKRQKSNQRKVEINIPLLDAIKQVPRYAKFLKVLYASKKKLKGNEKVSVEGNVSTVIEKKLAPKCKDPDTFTIPCKISNTRFTRVLLDLGVSINIMPRSIYAFSNLWPLKETGVIIQLIDKSNAYPDGVIEDVLVYVNELVFLTDFYILDMEDDNSPNITPILLGKPFLSISRTKIDVHDGSLTMEFDGEIGHFNIFDAMRHPTDVHSICHVDIIDPLVQQTFKLDGEDKLNLAISYNVDKESKTNSQRELAIGEEWEEILKFLNVG, from the exons ATGATAGATGCAGCTAGTAGAAGTGCTTTGGTAGATAAAACACCTGAAGCAACAAAGAACTTGATATCACACATGACTATAAATTCACAACAGTTTGGAGTGAGGAATGATCTACCTACAAGAAGAgtcaatgag ACAAGGGCAAGTATCCAGAATTTGGAGAATCAAATGAGCCAGCTAGCCACATCAGTTAGCAAATTGGAAGCACAAGGGTCTAGTAAGCTTCCTTCTCAACCAATTAAGAACCCAAAAGAGAATGTGTGTGCAATTGTGTTGAGAAGTGGTAAGGAAGTGGAAGCACCAAGAAAGGAGACAACTCCAGCTGAACAAAAGGTCTACCATAgagttgaaaaagaaaaagaagttgacAATAAGGAAAAGTGCAAGAGACAGAAGTCCAATCAAAG GAAGGTGGAGATCAACATCCCTCTTTTGGATGCAATCAAGCAAGTGCCAAGATATGCAAAATTCCTCAAAGTGTTGTACGCATCCAAAAAAAAGCTAAAAGGTAATGAGAAGGTAAGTGTGGAGGGAAATGTCTCTACTGTGATAGAAAAGAAATTAGCTCCTAAATGTAAAGATCCAGATACATTTACTATTCCATGTAAAATTAGTAATACTAGATTTACGAGGGTTTTGTTAGATTTAGGAGTATCTATTAATATCATGCCTAGATCCATTTATGCTTTTTCAAATCTTTGGCCTTTAAAAGAAACTGGTGTTATCATACAACTAATTGATAAATCTAATGCATATCCTGATGGGGTAATTGAGGATGTTTTGGTTTATGTCAATGAATTGGTTTTCCTtactgatttttatattttagataTGGAGGATGATAATTCTCCTAATATTACACCTATATTATTAGGAAAACCATTTTTAAGTATTTCAAGAACTAAGATTGATGTGCATGATGGTTCACTTACTATGGAATTTGATGGTGAAATTGGGCATTTCAATATTTTTGATGCCATGAGACATCCTACTGATGTGCATTCTATTTGTCATGTTGATATTATTGATCCATTAGTGCAGCAAACTTttaagttggatggtgaagacAAGCTGAATCTAGCTATTAGCTACAATGTGGATAAAGAAAGTAAGACCAATTCACAAAGAGAGCTTGCCATTGGTGAAGAGTGGGAAGAGATTTTAAAGTTCCTTAATGTTGGATGA